In Streptococcus gallolyticus subsp. gallolyticus DSM 16831, the sequence GGAGCTGAACCTGCAAAAACAACAGTATCTTCACTTGAAAGACCAGCAAGAATAGCTTCCAATTCTTCAAGTTTTTCTGTTGAGATGTGTGGACCTGCACCGTTGATTTCTGTTTCTTCACCCGCTTTAACTTTGACATTAATACGTGTGTCCTCAGAAACTTCAACAAATTTTGTTGCAATGCCTTCATCTACCAAGCCATCTTTCACAAAACGCCCTGTAAATCCACCGATAAATCCTGTGGCTGTATTTTCAATATCAAGACGTTTCAAGATACGGCTAACATTAATCCCTTTACCACCAGCGAATTTATCATCACTAGTCATACGGTTAACACTTCCAAGTGCTAAACTATCCAAGCGAACAATAAAGTCGATAGATGGATTAAGAGTGACTGTGTAAATCATACTTCAATTACCCTCGTTTTTTCTTTTATTTTTTTCATCAGTGCTCCGCTAGATTGATTGGTAATGATAGTGACATTTTCAACCTTATCAACCTTGGCAAAAGAAATGTGACCAATCTTTGATGAATCTGTAACAATAAATGTTTTTCTGGCATTTTCAATAACCGTTTTCTTGATGACCGCTTCCTCAACATCAGGTGTTGTTAAGAATTGCTCATCGACACCGTTAATTCCTAAAAATGCTTTATCAAAATTTAATTGTTTAATTTGCTCATACGCAACCGTTCCAATACTAGCGTCAGTTGCTTTTTTGACATGCCCACCAATAATAATCGTTTGAATGTTTTTATCAACCAATTTGGCAGCATGGTGAATGGAATTGGTAACTACCGTTAAATTATCTTGGGAGAGATAATTGAGCAGCAACTCATTTGTCGTTCCTGCATCAATGAAAATAACTTCATTGTCAGCAATCAAATCAGCTGCTTTCTGAGCGACTAACATTTTTTCTTGAATGTTTTTGATAGATTTTTGTTGATTGGTAAATTCCTCTTGAAGCGAGTGAGGGAGTTCTGCGCCACCATGGACTCGGTGGAGCTTACGCTCACTCTCCAATTCGTCCAAATCGCGACGAACAGTGGACTCCGAGGTATCTAGCATGCTAACTAAGTCCTCAAGATTAACAAATTTATCATGAGACAATTTTTCCATGATTAATTGTTTTCGTTTAGACTTAAGAATGTTCATCACCTCCACTGAAATCGTTTACAGATAAAATTATACTATTTTTTCTATCATTGTCAAGCATTTTCTATCAAATTCTATCAAGTTTTTTCACTAACTAGTTAGAATGCCTACAAAATCAGAAAAATAGTGACTGTAACCCAATTTCAACTAAAACAAAAGGACTTAGTCCTGTGCAATACAGAACTAAATCCTTTCAATAATTATTTGTCTAACTTTTTGGGGTTACCACAATCACTTGTGAAGAGAGTTTCGTTTTATTTTTCCTTGTCTTTAATCAATGATGTTGAGTGCACCACACGGTTATCACGGTCAGGGTAAATGTATTTAATCGCTTGATTAATCGCAGTTGGAGCTTCACCAAAACCAGAGGCGATCAAAGCAACTTTACCTTCATAGTCAGCGGCATCACCAATCGCATAAACACCTTCTTGACTTGTCTCAAACAATGGCGAAACCGTAATGCTTGAACGTTTATAATCAACGTTCCAATTTTTAAGGTTTTTATTTGATGTCGAAAAACCAAAGCTAACAATCAAAGCATCTAATGGCAATTCAACAGTTTCATCTGATTTAACCTTTTGAATCGTTAAACTGTTAGCAAATTGACCATCACCGTCCAAAGCAACTGGTACGTACGGTGTCATGATTTTCACATTTGATTGTTTAAGCACTTCAACGCTATGTTCGTGAGCACGGAAAGCATCACGACGGTGAACGATTGTCACGCTTTTAGCCAAGCCATCCAAATGATTTGCCCAGTCAACGGCAGAATCACCACCACCACAGATAACAACGTCTTTGCCAGCAAATTGGTCTAATTTATGAACATTGTAGAAAAGGTTGTTGTCAGCGTATTCTTCTTCCCCTTCTAAACCAAGCGTACGGGGAGCAAATGCACCATTACCACAGGCAATAACAATCGCACGTGAAAAATGTTGACCTTTATTGGTCTCAATAGTGAAAACATCGCCCTCTTTCTCAAAAGTCTTAACTTCTTCTTTAAGGCAAATCGTTGTTTGGTCTTCAAAGCGTTCTAATTGTTTGATAAGATTTTCAGTTAATTCTGCTGCTGTGATTTCAGGGAAACCAGCCACATCATAAATGGCTTTTTCAGGATAAAGGATAGCTGGTTGCCCACCAAGTTCTGACAAACTTTCAATAATTTTCACTGAAACACCACGCATACCTGCATAAAAAGCAGCAAAAAGCCCTGCAGGACCACCACCAATAACGGTAATATCATATATTTCACGATTTTCTGACATTTATTTTTCCAACTCCTTATAAATTTCTTCGATGACTGATGCTTTATAAGCCATGTAACTTTCGATATTTTTGGGAAATAGCTGCGCTGCTTTCATTTTTGTTGCTCCATAAATCGCAACTGCATCAGGATGACTGCGCAAATAATCACGAAAAGCAAGGTGCCGTTTCAACTCAAGTGAATTTTTAGGACAAACATAAAGATGATGACATTGCAAATGCTCCTTACCAGAATAAGCAAAAGCTTCCCTGCCTTCAATCCCTAGATTTCCCTCATGAACATATCCAATACTTGCTAATTTTTCAACAACCATAGATAAATCCGTCTCTTGAGCAATCACAACATCAATATCAATGATTGGCTTTGCTGCTATGCCTTCAACGGCTGTACTTCCAACATGCTCAATTCTAATAGCTAACTCACCAAGAACAGCACGCAACTCTTGAGTAATTTTTTCAAAATCATCTTTCCAACTTTCTTGGTAGGAAAGAACAATCACCTCTTCTGTCCGCATGAAACCTCCTCAAAAATAAAGAGACATACAGTCCGCATGTCTCCTATTATATCACATATTTTTAGCTTTCGCGTCTTTCTCTGCGAGAATCTTTCGAAAAATAGCTTCTTCTTCCTTGCTAAAAACATAATTTTCCAATAAATCTGGACGACGTTCTAACGTCTTACGCAAACTTTGCTCAATACGCCATTTTCGGATATTCTCATGATGCCCACTCATTAACACATCTGGAACTTTCATGCCACGAAAATCATATGGGCGAGTATATTGTGGAAATTCCAAAAGCCCTGATGAAAAAGAATCATCTTGATGACTAGCTTCTTTTCCTAAGACATTAGGAATCAAACGAACCGTTGCATCAACAATCGTCATCGCAGCCAATTCTCCACCAGTCAAAACAAAATCGCCCAAAGAAATCTCATCGGTAACCAAGGTTTTAATGCGTTCATCATAGCCCTCATAATGCCCACAAATAAAAATTAGTTCATCTTCTTGTGCTAATTCTTCAGCGTAGCTTTGATCGAATTTACGCCCTGCTGGGTCCAAAAGAATCACGCGCGGCTTTTTAGCG encodes:
- the trmD gene encoding tRNA (guanosine(37)-N1)-methyltransferase TrmD, with product MKIDILTLFPEMFSPLEHSIVGKATEKGLLEINYHNFRENAEKARHVDDEPYGGGQGMLLRAQPIFDTIDKIDAKKPRVILLDPAGRKFDQSYAEELAQEDELIFICGHYEGYDERIKTLVTDEISLGDFVLTGGELAAMTIVDATVRLIPNVLGKEASHQDDSFSSGLLEFPQYTRPYDFRGMKVPDVLMSGHHENIRKWRIEQSLRKTLERRPDLLENYVFSKEEEAIFRKILAEKDAKAKNM
- a CDS encoding NAD(P)/FAD-dependent oxidoreductase, with the translated sequence MSENREIYDITVIGGGPAGLFAAFYAGMRGVSVKIIESLSELGGQPAILYPEKAIYDVAGFPEITAAELTENLIKQLERFEDQTTICLKEEVKTFEKEGDVFTIETNKGQHFSRAIVIACGNGAFAPRTLGLEGEEEYADNNLFYNVHKLDQFAGKDVVICGGGDSAVDWANHLDGLAKSVTIVHRRDAFRAHEHSVEVLKQSNVKIMTPYVPVALDGDGQFANSLTIQKVKSDETVELPLDALIVSFGFSTSNKNLKNWNVDYKRSSITVSPLFETSQEGVYAIGDAADYEGKVALIASGFGEAPTAINQAIKYIYPDRDNRVVHSTSLIKDKEK
- a CDS encoding GrpB family protein, which translates into the protein MRTEEVIVLSYQESWKDDFEKITQELRAVLGELAIRIEHVGSTAVEGIAAKPIIDIDVVIAQETDLSMVVEKLASIGYVHEGNLGIEGREAFAYSGKEHLQCHHLYVCPKNSLELKRHLAFRDYLRSHPDAVAIYGATKMKAAQLFPKNIESYMAYKASVIEEIYKELEK
- a CDS encoding DeoR/GlpR family DNA-binding transcription regulator translates to MNILKSKRKQLIMEKLSHDKFVNLEDLVSMLDTSESTVRRDLDELESERKLHRVHGGAELPHSLQEEFTNQQKSIKNIQEKMLVAQKAADLIADNEVIFIDAGTTNELLLNYLSQDNLTVVTNSIHHAAKLVDKNIQTIIIGGHVKKATDASIGTVAYEQIKQLNFDKAFLGINGVDEQFLTTPDVEEAVIKKTVIENARKTFIVTDSSKIGHISFAKVDKVENVTIITNQSSGALMKKIKEKTRVIEV